From a region of the Synechococcus sp. RS9916 genome:
- a CDS encoding CPBP family intramembrane glutamic endopeptidase encodes MQPVARLIPTLPTASRDLLGTVISFVLFLVVLPSWVRIRWSTRHPWKQLGLQRSNDAPAKRLGLIFGLTSAAGLLLLISLISFAGRWAYWLGDTGPGQWLNALLLCFGVGLAEELLFRGWLWGELTLLIGARRAVPAQALIFSLVHTRFNLGVWPMLGLLLGLFLLGMALATRRRLDQGSLWGCVGLHGGLVGGWFVLQAGLLQWSPQAPLWLVGPGGNPLGGLVGILAMGLLLGVQLTALARAARP; translated from the coding sequence ATGCAACCGGTGGCGCGCCTAATTCCAACCCTGCCCACCGCCAGCCGGGACCTGCTGGGCACCGTGATCAGTTTTGTGCTGTTCCTGGTCGTGCTGCCGAGCTGGGTCCGCATCCGCTGGAGCACCCGTCACCCCTGGAAGCAACTGGGACTGCAGCGATCCAACGATGCGCCGGCCAAGCGTTTGGGGTTGATCTTTGGCCTGACGTCTGCCGCCGGCCTGCTGCTGCTGATCAGCCTGATCAGCTTCGCTGGACGCTGGGCCTACTGGCTTGGGGATACCGGTCCAGGACAGTGGTTGAACGCACTGTTGCTCTGCTTCGGCGTGGGCCTGGCCGAGGAACTGCTGTTTCGCGGATGGCTCTGGGGAGAATTGACGCTGCTGATCGGTGCGCGTCGTGCCGTGCCGGCCCAGGCTCTGATTTTCAGCCTGGTGCACACCCGCTTCAACCTGGGGGTCTGGCCCATGCTCGGGCTCCTGCTCGGCCTCTTCCTGCTAGGAATGGCACTGGCCACCCGTCGGCGCCTCGACCAGGGATCGCTGTGGGGGTGCGTCGGACTGCACGGCGGCCTGGTTGGAGGCTGGTTTGTGCTGCAGGCAGGACTGCTGCAGTGGTCACCACAAGCCCCGCTCTGGTTGGTCGGCCCAGGGGGTAATCCCCTTGGGGGGCTGGTGGGAATCCTGGCGATGGGACTGCTGTTAGGCGTTCAGCTCACAGCGTTGGCGAGGGCAGCGCGTCCCTGA
- the clpS gene encoding ATP-dependent Clp protease adapter ClpS: MAVNTTSPGPGGAAVLDKQTERVRKRSPRYKVLLHNDPVNSMEYVVSTLQQVVPQLSEQDAMAVMLEAHNSGVGLVIVCDLEPAEFYCETLKAKGLTSTLEPES, from the coding sequence ATGGCGGTGAACACCACGAGCCCAGGCCCAGGTGGGGCTGCCGTTCTCGACAAGCAAACCGAACGGGTCCGCAAGCGGTCACCCCGCTACAAGGTGCTCCTGCACAACGATCCGGTGAACAGCATGGAATATGTGGTGAGCACCCTTCAGCAGGTGGTTCCCCAGCTGAGTGAGCAGGATGCGATGGCCGTGATGCTCGAAGCCCACAACTCAGGTGTCGGTCTGGTGATCGTCTGCGACCTCGAACCGGCTGAGTTCTACTGCGAAACCCTCAAGGCCAAGGGACTGACCAGCACGCTGGAGCCAGAGAGCTGA
- a CDS encoding LL-diaminopimelate aminotransferase, protein MVQVNSNYLKLKAGYLFPEIARRVKAFSEATPDAALIRLGIGDVTEPLPLACREAMKAAVDEMGTNAGFHGYGPEQGYGWLREAIAKHDFQSRGCDITAEEIFVSDGSKCDSSNILDILGSGNRIAVTDPVYPVYVDSNVMAGRTGDAGDNGRYGGLTYLPISAENGFTAQIPSEPVDLIYLCFPNNPTGAVATKAQLKAWVDYARANKALILFDAAYEAFIQDPELPHSIYEIEGARECAIEFRSFSKNAGFTGTRCALTVVPKGLKGKAEDGSDVELWGLWNRRQSTKFNGVSYIIQRGAEAVYSDQGQLEIKALVGFYMENAAIIRRELSAAGIEVHGGEHAPYVWLKTPTGMDSWGFFDHLLNKAHVVGTPGSGFGAAGEGYFRLSAFNSRANVDEAMRRIRAL, encoded by the coding sequence GTGGTTCAGGTCAACAGCAACTACCTCAAACTCAAGGCCGGATACCTTTTCCCCGAGATTGCAAGGCGGGTCAAGGCCTTCAGCGAGGCGACCCCTGATGCGGCTCTGATCCGTCTGGGCATCGGCGATGTCACCGAGCCCCTGCCCCTCGCTTGCCGCGAGGCGATGAAGGCCGCCGTCGACGAGATGGGCACCAATGCAGGCTTTCACGGTTATGGCCCTGAGCAGGGCTACGGCTGGCTGCGGGAAGCCATCGCCAAGCACGATTTCCAGTCACGCGGTTGCGACATCACGGCGGAAGAGATCTTTGTCTCCGATGGCTCGAAGTGCGATAGCAGCAACATCCTCGACATCCTGGGCAGCGGAAATCGCATCGCGGTCACCGACCCGGTGTATCCCGTTTACGTCGACAGCAATGTGATGGCGGGCCGCACCGGCGACGCCGGCGACAACGGTCGCTATGGCGGTCTGACCTATCTGCCGATCAGTGCCGAGAACGGGTTCACCGCCCAGATCCCCAGCGAGCCGGTGGACCTGATCTACCTGTGCTTCCCCAACAACCCCACAGGCGCGGTGGCCACCAAGGCCCAGCTCAAAGCCTGGGTGGATTACGCCCGTGCCAACAAGGCGCTAATCCTGTTTGACGCGGCCTATGAGGCCTTCATCCAGGACCCCGAACTGCCGCATTCCATCTATGAGATTGAGGGTGCTCGCGAGTGCGCCATCGAGTTCCGCTCCTTCTCGAAGAACGCCGGTTTCACCGGCACCCGCTGTGCTCTCACCGTGGTGCCCAAGGGGCTGAAAGGAAAAGCTGAAGACGGCTCCGACGTTGAACTCTGGGGCCTGTGGAATCGCCGTCAGAGCACCAAGTTCAACGGCGTCAGCTACATCATCCAGCGAGGGGCTGAGGCGGTCTACTCCGATCAGGGCCAACTAGAGATCAAAGCGCTGGTGGGCTTCTATATGGAGAACGCTGCCATCATTCGTCGGGAACTGAGTGCCGCAGGCATCGAGGTTCATGGTGGTGAGCATGCGCCCTACGTCTGGCTGAAAACCCCAACTGGCATGGACTCCTGGGGCTTCTTCGATCACCTGCTCAACAAAGCCCACGTGGTGGGAACGCCTGGCAGCGGCTTCGGCGCCGCCGGTGAGGGTTACTTCCGACTCTCCGCGTTCAACAGCCGCGCCAATGTTGACGAGGCCATGCGCCGGATCCGCGCCCTCTGA